Proteins encoded in a region of the Triticum dicoccoides isolate Atlit2015 ecotype Zavitan chromosome 3A, WEW_v2.0, whole genome shotgun sequence genome:
- the LOC119271706 gene encoding probable glucomannan 4-beta-mannosyltransferase 11 gives MAATAWLWVEVPVRVDWPAVAAQCAWAGEQARAFLVVPAVRLLVLLSLAMTVMILLEKLFVAAVCYAAKAFGHRPESRYQWRPIAASACKTGGDDEEDGIVVVGSAAFPVVLVQIPMYNEREVYKVSIGAACALEWPSDRMVIQVLDDSTDPVVKDLVKIECQRWKSKGVNIRYEVRQNRKGYKAGALKEGLMRDYVRECEFIAMFDADFQPESNFLLRTVPFLMHNPDIALVQTRWKFVNSDECLLTRFQEMSLDYHFKFEQEAGSIVYSFFGFNGTAGVWRISAINDAGGWKERTTVEDMDLAVRTALLGLKFVYVGAVKVKSELPSTFKAYRFQQHRWSCGPANLFKKVLVEILHNKKVSFWCKLHLLYDFFFVGKITAHTVTFIYYCFAIPVSVFFPEIQIPLWCVVYVPTVITLCKALGSPSSFHLVILWVLFDNVMSLHRIKATITGLLDARRVNEWVVTEKLGDANKTGPAVEGLNDVQVIDVELSTPLVPKLEKRRTRLWDKYNCSEIFVGTCIIICGCYDVLYANKGYYIYLFIQGLAFLVIGFEYIGTRPPSTE, from the exons ATGGCGGCGACGGCGTGGCTGTGGGTGGAGGTGCCGGTGCGGGTGGACTGGCCGGCCGTGGCCGCGCAATGCGCGTGGGCCGGGGAGCAAGCGCGGGCGTTCCTGGTGGTGCCGGCCGTACGGCTGCTGGTTCTCCTGTCGCTGGCCATGACCGTGATGATCCTGCTCGAGAAGCTCTTCGTCGCCGCCGTGTGCTACGccgccaaggccttcgggcacaggCCCGAGAGCCGGTACCAGTGGCGGCCGATCGCCGCATCAGCATGCAAAACTGGCGGCGATGACGAGGAGGACGGCATTGTGGTTGTTGGCAGCGCGGCGTTCCCCGTGGTGCTGGTGCAGATCCCCATGTACAACGAGCGCGAG GTGTACAAGGTGTCGATCGGAGCAGCATGTGCGCTGGAGTGGCCGTCGGATCGCATGGTGATCCAGGTGCTTGACGACTCCACCGACCCCGTTGTAAAG GACTTGGTGAAGATCGAGTGCCAAAGATGGAAGAGCAAGGGCGTGAACATCAGGTACGAGGTCAGACAGAACCGCAAGGGGTACAAGGCCGGCGCGCTCAAGGAAGGGTTGATGCGCGACTACGTGCGGGAGTGCGAGTTCATCGCCATGTTCGACGCCGACTTCCAGCCCGAGTCTAATTTCCTCCTGCGGACCGTCCCATtcctcatgcacaaccccgacatCGCCCTCGTCCAGACTCGTTGGAAATTCG TTAATTCAGATGAGTGTTTGTTGACAAGATTCCAGGAGATGTCACTGGACTACCATTTCAAGTTTGAACAAGAGGCTGGATCCATAGTGTACTCGTTTTTTGGCTTCAATG GGACAGCCGGTGTTTGGAGGATCTCGGCGATCAATGATGCCGGGGGGTGGAAGGAACGGACGACGGTGGAGGACATGGACCTGGCTGTTCGCACGGCGCTGCTGGGCTTGAAGTTCGTGTATGTTGGCGCCGTCAAA GTCAAGAGTGAGCTCCCAAGCACATTCAAGGCATACCGATTTCAACAGCACAGGTGGTCATGTGGACCAGCAAACCTGTTCAAGAAAGTGTTGGTAGAGATTCTACATAACAAG AAAGTGTCGTTTTGGTGCAAACTCCACCTGTTGTATGACTTCTTCTTTGTTGGGAAGATCACTGCTCATACAGTGACATTTATCTACTATTGCTTTGCGATCCCGGTGTCCGTTTTCTTCCCTGAGATTCAGATACCTCTCTGGTGCGTGGTCTACGTTCCAACTGTTATCACCCTCTGCAAGGCTCTTGGATCACCAAG TTCATTTCATCTGGTGATCCTCTGGGTCCTCTTTGATAATGTGATGTCATTGCACCGTATAAAAGCCACAATAACTGGTCTTCTCGACGCTAGACGAGTCAATGAGTGGGTTGTCACTGAGAAATTGGGAGATGCCAACAAGACAGGGCCAGCCGTGGAAGGATTAAATGATGTGCAAGTGATAGATGTCGAGCTATCGACGCCCCTAGTACCAAAGCTCGAGAAGAGGCGAACACGATTATGGGACAA GTACAACTGCTCAGAGATTTTTGTTGGAACCTGCATAATTATATGTGGTTGCTATGACGTGCTTTACGCAAACAAAGGGTACTACATCTACCTCTTCATTCAAGGCCTAGCATTCCTCGTCATCGGTTTTGAGTACATCGGCACACGCCCTCCCAGCACCGAATAA